The nucleotide window CTACCCCTTCTTATTTGGCCCCCCCCAGGAACGGAGTCTTTAGGGCCAAGAcacggggccgggcctgggagaggaggagggggccgagaGACGGAATTAGGCGGCTGTCAATCTAACTCCTCCCCCAAGGGGAAGAATGGCGGGGGGAGCCTCTCCCTGGCCCGTTTTCCCCCGGAATTTTCCTGCCatatctctccttctacagtttgAAGCATCCTGCGCCGGGGGCCTGGTCCCAGGCTGGAGTCTGATCATCAGGGGCCACTCCAACTCCAAAGATGATGAGTAAGGGAAATCGCTTTTGCTCCATGGTCTCCCCCTGCCTGACCCAgaccctttattattattatatattattaccacctgtcagccgtgtgactttgggcaagtcacttaacttctcggtgactcagttacctcatctgtaaaatggggattaagactgtgagcctcacgtgggacaacctgattaccctgtatctaccccagagcttagaacagtgctcagcacatagtatgtgcttaacaaataccatcattattactattattaattatatgttattaataataatagtacttagctTACTTCATTCgttgaaatgtatttattgagcgcttactgtatgcagagcactgtactaagcttactaagtgccaagcactgtactaagcttactaagtgccaagcacttttctaagcactgaggtagatacaagtgcttaccaaataccatcttcatcattattattattattattagaagttaatgaggttggtcacggtccctgtccaccatggggctcacatccttccACACatcccccattccccttcctccctcctggttCTGATCCTTTCCCCTGGAGGTGGATCCCGAGACTGACTTAGGAGgttcatcatcaccgtcatcatcatcatcatcaatggtatttattgagcacctactgtgtgcagagcactgtactaagtgcttgtaacagagttgatagggaccatccctgcccaccgcgagcttaatctagagggggagtaagaCGTTAATATATAAATCATTTGTAAATATATGatttacagatacataagtgctgtggggttgaggatggggcagataatgaaatgcccaaaggtcacagattcaagtacagagttgatacagaagggagagggagccagtgaaaagacttaatcgggaaagggaaaggaggttgAACTCTCTCCTTCAAGGGGACTCAAATTGACTGTCTTCCCCATGTTTAATTTGTCCTGGAAAAAGGGCCGTAGTGCTGAAAATGACCCCTCTCCAGTGGCCTTGGTCAATCTTCTCTCAGTCCCCACATCACTCAATTCCCCGCTGCCCTCAACGCTGGAACTGGCTGCTGCTGGCAGCTCCAGCCCTGACTGTTACCCCTGGGCCACAGCAGGGATCCCGGTCTGCACAGCTTCCCTGCCCCCTATCCAGGGAGGTCACCGGGGCTCTCCCAAAGGTGCTCCAACACTGGCCCCAGGACTAGGTCTCAGCAAGTCCCAGCCCCCTTGAAGCCCTGCTTCCCATCCTAGGAAATAAAACTCCAGCCCAAAGACTCGCTCCCCACCAAGTGAGTCACTCTGGATTTGTGCTGGCCTCCGAGATCtggtggaggggaagcagggcaATGACCTCCTCTCTTCATCTGAAATGTCAAATCACATTTTTGGGCTTTGTCATCCAGGTTTGAAATCAACTTCCTTTCCGAGACGGGGGACATCGCCTTCCACTTCAAGCCCTGCTTTTCCAATACCACACTGGTCTGCAACTCTTTCCAGGCCAACCGCTGGGGTCATGAGGAAGTGTCTGATGTCTTTCCCCTGGAACTGAAAGAGCCCTTCGAGGTAACACAGACATCTGTCCTCTTTCCTCAAACACACTAAGGAGGTTGTCTTGCTGCCTTTAGAACCTAGTTTTTGAGGTTTCCTTTCTTCCCATCACCCATCAGCTCTGACTCAGTCCTTAGGCACTCTTTTAAAAGGTAGGACCTTCATCTGCAGGACCTGTGTAACTTCAGCAGAGAAGATCAGGGTGGTGTAGGCCAGCCTTGCAGATAAACTCAGTTTGCCAACCTTCAAAAGCTCATTATCAGCTCATCCTCCCTCCACAATATTCCAGTGAATACATTGAAGGAAATAAAACCATGGCTGGACTGATGCTGCTTGGCCTAGCCAGGATGAACATTCAGAATCTCTAGTGACCGATGAGCTTATGTGTTTTCTAGCGCTGCGATGGGATAGGCCAGTTAACAGCAAGGCTACAAAACTGATGCTAGAATAGTGTCCCGAGGTAATGTTACATTTTATGCTTTGGCTGCATCATTAGGATGGTTGCTTAGGTAGATCTCTTTGCGTCATCTATAAAGAATGGGAGGACCCTTTCTAGGAGGGATGGCCAAGTGCTCAAAAGTAGTCTCCAGGGTGTAAACAGGAAGTCGTAAGAGAAACTtagagctctttccactcgggAGGTCCTGGGATGGAAATGACCTGTGCATGAATGGTAAAGAGCAAAGATCCTGGAGTTAGGAGGTTGGCCtttactcctgactctgccactgccttcctgtatgaccttgaccagatcatttcacttctctgggcttcattttccccaCCTGAGAAGGTGGAAGCATAATAGTACTGGCCCAGGCCCACTTCCAGGTGGAAAGTATTATGAAGAGGCTCAACTCCCATGATTTTTAGGAGCCACTCCAGTAGGGAAATCTTTGACTATGGCTCTCTTTCAGATTGAAGTCTTCTCTGACCACGAGTGTTTCCATGTCTACGTTCATGAAAACAAAATCCTAGAGTATGAGCACCGCCAGAAACCACTCTCTGCCATCACCAAGGTGCAGGTGCTCAATGACACCAGGTTCTCTTCAGTAGAGCTCTCCAAGAAGAGCCTTTACCTGGGGTAAGGCAGGACGAGAGCTTCCCCCCGATGAATCTTATGACCCTAGAGCTGTATAGGTCCTCAAGAGGTCAGCTCATCCAGTCCCCTGTGCTTCCCTCTGATCTACCTAAGCATTTCAGGGCAG belongs to Ornithorhynchus anatinus isolate Pmale09 chromosome 2, mOrnAna1.pri.v4, whole genome shotgun sequence and includes:
- the GRIFIN gene encoding grifin, which codes for MAGGASPWPVFPRNFPAISLLLQFEASCAGGLVPGWSLIIRGHSNSKDDEFEINFLSETGDIAFHFKPCFSNTTLVCNSFQANRWGHEEVSDVFPLELKEPFEIEVFSDHECFHVYVHENKILEYEHRQKPLSAITKVQVLNDTRFSSVELSKKSLYLG